A stretch of DNA from Polyodon spathula isolate WHYD16114869_AA chromosome 20, ASM1765450v1, whole genome shotgun sequence:
gacTATATCAGTCATGGTTTCAGTTTATTTAACCCCTTGTTTCCCATTGAAGCAGGGGAATCTGTCAAGTGCTGCTGGATTCTTAAAGTATTTGATTCTTTTCAGGCATGACTTAATACGGTGTTCATGTTTTCAGCCAGCCTGCTTTCACATAAACACAGTGACAGGAACATGGCCTGTATTTCTTATTCCAGATCTGTTTTCATAAACAGTACGCAATCCTCATGagttataaaaactgaaatgggcAAAGCTCCTCTGAGTGAGCCAGTGGAAGGGGTAAGCAACATCAATACTCAAAACTGACACTTTTTTGATGCACCTTTtcacacttatttttttattgactttaTCCACTTTAGTGCACTAACAGAAAAATTCACACTTTTTCAGATaactaatcatttaaaaaaatcattctaCTTTATAACTAGAGCTTCTGATTtagtttttaactgataaaaaatgataaccacactccatacaaaaaaaaaaaagtaatggatgtatatccaataaacaccggaaaaacactggaaatggttactcaattcatgttgatgTCCTTTTTTCCCCGTGGGGTGGGGGAAAAACTTACCAGTATTGTTGGGaaatgtcccaccttcctgacttgaATCACGCATTGactcgttctgaatactttaccccagctactgagtgccagcaaattcctacatttgatttggaggattgtaacacactTGTAGAACAAGATGTTCTTGCTCGTGACTTTTAAAGCTGCACTATAGTAAGTAGTATTGAcatgcttgtggaatttaaaacaaaattgcagagaaaaatgtaaaaaaaatgcctaaacacaaaaaccccagaggAATATGCcagtgaccataaggatttcatcgTGTAAGacggcaaaggaaagaaggtacaaaaaaaacaaagtaaccaaaaacaatttcaagcagtatataaaaagcgaaagcccccccccccaaaaaaaaactatttacatattacccaaaaatagctaaaaataagcaacgaaaaattaaattcataaaaaaacaaaaagccctaTTTATAATGGTAGTTGAAAACAATTTGCGTAAAGACCTAAATAACTAATAAATATTAATCTTATATTCAATATACAGTTTTTATGATGTTCTTGACATAAAAAGCTAGTACTGTGATTCAAACAAAGTTTCAAAACTAGAGGTTCAGAAGGCATTTTCTTTGCAGGATTTCTCTCAATACGTGTTACCATAATGAAGCAAAGATAACACGTAATAGTGCTATCAGGATTTTCCAGTCAGGAGTAGGGTTGCCACCCTTGCAGTTGtgtttttactgacatacagactaagtggccttttttttttttttttttttttttactaaaataataaaaaaaaaaaaaatgaaaccataaaatacattataaaataggcAATTTTTAtgtacttacatttctttaggtcTTACTGTGGTCACGCATGGACACTTGCAGACTGGATCGTTTGTTTCATTTGTcagaagctggtgctgtttttaacaggaGTCTATACATGAAATGAtccaattatttgaaaataaaaggaatTAACTTTTTGAACCCAGTCCTCCAAGAAGGAACAGCACCTCATGCTAGTGAATTATCATACTGCACCGCTTGGCTCCATGTGAGAGTTTGGCATTGCATATAAGATATTATATCAACCGCTTTATATTATGTTTATGCTTAAGACCACTGACACCTTGCCCCATTTTGTAAAACAGCCTATCAAAAAGAGCAAAATCTGAGAATGAAAGGAAAACACATGCCCCTAACATGGGGTTTGAATATTTCCATGAACAATCTGAGGGTAAAGCATTGCACACTGGATGTTGCCTGAGCATGTAGTGCTTTGGCTACTTGGTTGAAGAATGCATACTAATTTCAGCATTGTTATTTggcattcttttttaaaatatttaagcaataaAAATATACCATCCTTTACGTCAATCCAAAATCACcgacattttttgttatttacggTACCGACAgtgttaaaatgtgattttttttttttttttactgactaaAGTAAACAACCTTGTTGGTCAGGAGGAAGACATCTTACACAAGTCTTTTCTTAAGCTCTGCTGCCATCTAGTAGACATATAGTGGAAacataaacacaatttaaatagcAAATTTGGAATACATTtcaattcttatttatttatttatttaaatacttaagctcgtttcattttagtttcttaTAGCAAAATACATATAACATTAAACTGTTTCTTTAATGAAAGATAAGAGCTACAGCACTCCTTATttacacagaacagacagaacaCACTTGGGAACAGAAGaatctgaaaatgaaaaagaacacaTTCTACAACAAACAATTGCTAAAGCTTACTGAACTATCTTTGAAGCATTGCTTAATAAAATACACCTGTGAACAGGAAGACACATTCAGAGAAGTTTACTAAGCTTGGTTTAGCCACCATTTTAAAGTTTATATGGTGGTGGGTGGATCCTCAACATTTGCATCTCTAGCTGGAATCAAGAGCAGCAAAGCCTCAGAAACCCCAGTCCAGGCAGTGCCTACCTCCACATGGTGTCTACCTGCATCTTCACTCTTCAGTCACAAGGTTGGTCTTTGCTTTGTCTAACCTGTCCAGCACTTCAGTGTAAAGACCTGACATCTGGGAATATAAAAAGCACAGCATTCAGTTATGATGGtcaatttatatacatatatcaaaCGGGTATTATATTCATGTTCCAAAATCCTGTTATGGTATGACGATGGGTCATAAGGGAGAGGAATGGTGAAGCCACCCTTTACCTGAGTCTCATAGCTAGCCTGCAGGGAGCCCAGGTGTCGTAGGAAGCTCATGCCCAGTCCACACCATTTCTCTGCCTCTGTGTACTGAGCCAGGCTATAGAGCAAAATCCCTGTGTTCCAGGCTCTGGTCAGGAGCCACAGAATTTCCACTTCAGGAAACTCCCcatgctggttaaaaaaaaaaaaaaaaatgaagagcactctgtaaaattataataataataatgacacgtAATGCAGACTCAAGATTAATTCCATCCTTatggaaaatgtaattacaaatgaATGCAGATAAATGCTAATAGATCTGTGAGGAAAGTGTTTGGACAGTCACTGATAAAACTGTCATATCCATAATCCAAACTATTCTCTTAAGCACTCCTTGCTTGCATACTGTAGTTATTAACAGGAATCCAGATGAGTGGCATACTAAACAAGTGCACCTCATGGATTCACCAATGCCTATATTTAAAGCTATTTGTCTTACTTACTGCACTGCTTATTACAAGTAGGGCTTCTTCATAGTACCCCCACACCTCCTCCAGAACCCGGGACTCCACTTCCAGCACCCCTGTGGGCAGTGACAACTGGATCAGACTGTGCAGACACTGGCTGTAGAGAAAAGGATTCAAGGATATTGAATGTAAATTCACTTATTTAGCACGACATTCGTTTGATCTTTAGTTGTAATGTCCATTTATCTAAACTCAATGGCTGCTTATGTACTGCGTAATACACAACACAACAGTTTTACTGATAGTGTCTAATTTTTCTTGAAAATCACCTCGCAAACATGCTTTTATTGCAATCACAGACCCCATCATTGCTCGCACTGTAGATATTTAATGAAATTAGTAGGATCAAATTTACACAGTACATTCACTGGAAACAGAAGTTTTACACTTCCATtacaaattcaataaataaaaaacactcatATGTCTTTTTTGCATTTCCCCACTTTCATATTCAAGCTCTATTTTGTAAAATGGTGTAATAAgaaatttaaatgatttattctcTTACCTGCACCGTAAGATGTCAGAATCAGGACGCTTCCTGTGCAGAGACAGTGCGATCCTCAAGGCCTTTTTACACAGCGAGGGGAAATGAGCAGGAGGCTCCATTGCCAGTGCTGGACAGACAGGAGAGAAGACAATAGCCTGTTTGTATCTGCAAGGAAGGGGCTATCCTTAAGTTTCCAAATGGAATGGGTCGACTTCTATGTTTTCTAATGGATCTCAATGAGTAGGTTGGCCTGTGTGTCACAATGGGTGAATGGGTACCTGagctgaaacacatttaaataggaACGAACTACACGTTTTCACAGTGGTTTGGGCAAAAAGGGTGACTTTTTGTAATGATTGCTGTATATTTTCCTTTGTGGTAACTGGAGAAGCAACCGCTGTaccctgttaaaataaacaattaaatgaataaataaatatcttggtATACAGAAAGGCTGAGTCATGAAGACTGGTCATATGGACTAATTACATTTGTATAAATGGTACTTACAGGCAATGGTTTCCAATGTTTTGGTTTCGATCTGCTGGAGCTCCAGCACAGACTCCAGCACTGTCTCCAGTTTGGGGTCATTCAGTTTGGCTCTGGCCTCAAACTCATACAGCAGCAGCAAAGTGTCTGTGGGGTCCTTGGAGAAGTCCCCTGCAAAATAATTCACGTTACTGTAAAATTTTTTGTTCTTAGAAAAATATTTGGGGACATAGTCATAAAAGTTAGCATGTATTATACATGTGCagcaatttagtttttttcaatttgtaGAGATTTACATTCAGTATTGAAAAACCAAACTAGAACTGTGTCACTATTATTCTTCCTTGAAGTACAATAGTTCTCTACAGCATGTATGGATAAAAACTACAGTGCAGGAACACCAAGGGTATTACATTTGAAAGTAAAGGCTACCTGAAGTTTTCAATGTTCTCCACACCTCCCAGCAGATCTGCATGTGTTCTAGTGCCTGGGTCAGGTTTTCAGTCTGTGCAGGAAAAGCTTGTGAAGTCTCAATCTCCATTTAACTacaatcaacaactcaaccaagTAAAAAACACACCTGTGCAGCCCCTGGTCCCCATCTGCCCTGATTGCTTTCACATTGGGCTGATATTTTATACATGTTAATTCTGTTGATCTGTGATCCTGCTGTCCCTTACAGCAGTACACTGCCTACCTCCACAACgatgtatatatttaatacacaACAGAATGCAATATACAAACTTCTTTTAATTCAATGCCTGGTTTCTACAAGGCATGATATGCCCTCTGCTGGCCTAAACAGGCATACCTTTGCTGTTCAGCGCTGACAAGTGACAGTATGGCAGATCCTACAtagtatataataaaatatatcataaaaataagataatataaaaaataatatcaacCTGTTCGATGGATTCTGAAGGGATTCTTGCCAGCTCCAAACTGGCTGCTGCTGCCATGAGGAGGCAGGTCTTCTGTCCAACTAAAATTGCTTTCTCAGATGGGCAAAACTGGGAAATCTGAAAAAGGGTGTATGATTGGAATGCTGTAGGAACTCAAGATTGCTTTACAAAAGTGGCAGCCACTAACATGACTGAGAAAGATATGTAGATGATATActgaatatattataattattacttttaccattttttttttaacaattcatgAGTCTAGTCTAAATTGTAAGATTAAACATGCCTGATCATTAAGGGGTTAATTACAAACGGCATCCATTTAAATCACtgtaataaactttaaaaagacagcgttgcaaaatagaaaaatatgttttcacaTATCACAAGGGCGGTTCAAGCGAGACTCTCCTACCTGGTACGAAAGCACAAAGAAATCTCTCATCATGCCAGGTGTGCCCTCACACTGCAAGGCTGAGTtccaagctgaaaaaaaaaaagtttacatgtGTCCTTAAATATTTAAGACCCTATAGCTTCCTTTAATGTGACTGATTGTATTTCGCCACATTACAGTATTTGCAATAGAAATGCTTTACTCTTTACCAAAAAAGCTTCGTTCAAATGCAGTGCTGGTGCTCAAATCAAATTAGGGTTGAATATAGTTTCAACTCCATTTCCATTTTTTATAATATGCAACTACggctttttggtttttattttttatcatgtgatgcccttttttttttgagccaactccattcaattaaactcttggaaaagtgttgattgtgaaaccagatcactttagttttttctcctgCAACTTTATTGAGACTATGATTCTGTTtgattgataatgtaaaaaaataaagcagttcctttttaattcaaaccgaacTCAAACAGCAAGttaattaaattgatttaattaaattgtaattaaaaggAAACTataatttgcaaaacaggttagaACATTTTTCCAAAGCGCCATTAAGATTTTCAATCCGGGAAAAGCAATTTTACTAAACTCGctttttgtgttcagtttgaattaaaCAATTAGGAGCTGCATCTAACGCTGCCAATCAatgcttttccaagagtttaattcaGAAACggctcaatataactttaaagggacatcacgtgaccaaaaataaaaaccaaaaccaaagaGCCCAACATATAACATATCCAGTTATATAATACAATTATGATTTTTATTGCAGGTCCTACCAATTTTCCTGAACCAGTTTGCCTCATCAGTCTTTTTCTCCAAACTTAGGCTCTCTCCTGGGTTGAGCTGGGATATTTTTAACAGGGCTACAGGGAACAGGATTCACTATAAATACACTGGATCTTTGGTTAAGGTTATTGCTGTTGTtccttatttattctgttttaagaCTGAACAAAGTTTGTTATTGTATACTGCATACTGCAACTTCCAGCCAACCATTCAGTAACTATTCATTATGTGTCCAAAACAGCATGTCTGATAAACTGTccaaaaaggaaaaatgaaaactGCTTTAAGCCACCACCCATACTCTCTACTCATTCTTTAAACCCTGTGTAACTGGGAAccatttgtatacatttaaaactaagCTAAAGCAAGTGCAGTCTACGTAGTTAACATAGGGCACTCTGTTCCGTAAAGTTACTTTCTATTTAACGTAGAGATTAGGGTTCGGTATAGTATAGTCTAATACCTCGCCATCTTCAATATGAGCGCACGAATATCATAGGGAGTActtctttgaagaaaaaaacttATGTGAATACACTAAAAAGgctttttataatataattatatatataatatatatatatatatatatatagatatatatatatattatatagatattctCTATGAAGATGTTGAAATACTTCCACATATATAAACGTGGATGcccatgcattacatttttttgtaaacctcTAAAAATCCCATTGCATCTGGAATACtaataaaaacattcagaaacACATGAGAATTCTACTTAAGgctattttttaaagatgtatcaCTGTCTGTCTTCATCTGCATAAACAAAAGTAAGGGTTTCTTTTAGAAAATGGctcatacattttaatgtattgaaTCTGCATTATCATTTCCCTTTCAATACCAACCTCTTTTCCTCAGTTATTGCTCCCATTTTAGAAAGGACCAGTCGAACCAAACACCTGTGCAGAAGAAAATGAATTACTTTAGTTTCGTTAAATCTTGCCTCTTGTGCATTTTGTGTTCATTAGGATGCAAACATATGTAAcacaagtttttattttcttcattttgtccatgcagctactgtacagtatctcACCTGAGTGCTATGAAGATCTGGCCACTGTCCTGTGACTGCTGACACAGATATTCCAGGGCCTTCATGGCTGCATCCTGCTGGTCATTCTGGAAAACACATATCTCAGCTTGTTACCACAGCTTCCAGggtctctttttttaattcaatacagaataaatgttatatttaatccTCAcaagctgaataatgttacctgtCCAAGACGAATGCCTATcgaagtctgtgaaaccagacaattAAGTTTCGACTTCAAACCAGCAGGTGGCAATAGCTTTCTGGAGCTTAGACACTATCAAGCCTTTTCAATAGGCTCTGCCACTATGTAACAGAAATGTACCTCTAGAGCAATCTGAGCTGCCAGACTCAGAAGGCTGGAGCCGGCACTCTCAGATGCTAACAGTTTGTCCTCGTTCCGCATGGGATTTTCTGCCAGTTTCCCCATTACTCTCACAGCCTCTAAAGCTGTATAAAACACAAGCATACTCTCAAGTTGAAGCAGCCATATTCTTGCACAGGtaccaaataaaataacactctacatttctcaggcagaaaTCAGAAAACAATATTGGTGTTATAACTGTACCACAATACCctctttactgtactgtatcctccccccccccccccccccccctttataataaatattattattattattattattattattatattattattattattattattattattataacaacaaaGTAAAGCCCCACCTTTGTCTGCGTCGTTCTCAAGCACAGCTATCTTGTACACACTGAACTGTGTGAAAATG
This window harbors:
- the tex11 gene encoding LOW QUALITY PROTEIN: testis-expressed protein 11 (The sequence of the model RefSeq protein was modified relative to this genomic sequence to represent the inferred CDS: substituted 3 bases at 3 genomic stop codons); this translates as MAIKTGRSWLDTKKPSSADVFFNLAVKNLELLYGRLKTRSDGQSDLNIPKGDVEKDLFRVHSYQAESAVAQADHQQAVSYVQRCKDMLLRLPKETGYLSLMCYNFGVDTYNLKKYEESSFWLSQSYDIGKMHKKYSPGASVQAKILRLLANVYMEWDCKQYQEKALSAVSLANKENVHPAGLYLKINILLQSVSPDEPVKAAIAELLDVEVPLDVCLNAVKLLMDADREVLAFEFLKSVCKHFEASPELGRAQVQHIKMLLQRGKELLGKQKIEDIITGHYTGKQLSSETLNHLHLLLWDRAAKNFEARNYSEALQWYNYSLSFYSAGQMEQNLAKLQRNRASCFLHLQQLDKAKEAIKEAERCDPDSIFTQFSVYKIAVLENDADKALEAVRVMGKLAENPMRNEDKLLASESAGSSLLSLAAQIALENDQQDAAMKALEYLCQQSQDSGQIFIALRCLVRLVLSKMGAITEEKRHAVLDTXXIXILFPVALLKISQLNPGESLSLEKKTDEANWFRKIAWNSALQCEGTPGMMRDFFVLSYQISQFCPSEKAILVGQKTCLLMAAAASLELARIPSESIEQTENLTQALEHMQICWEVWRTLKTSGDFSKDPTDTLLLLYEFEARAKLNDPKLETVLESVLELQQIETKTLETIASLAMEPPAHFPSLCKKALRIALSLHRKRPDSDILRCSQCLHSLIQLSLPTGVLEVESRVLEEVWGYYEEALLVISSAHGEFPEVEILWLLTRAWNTGILLYSLAQYTEAEKWCGLGMSFLRHLGSLQASYETQMSGLYTEVLDRLDKAKTNLVTEE